A portion of the Candidatus Wallbacteria bacterium genome contains these proteins:
- a CDS encoding NAD(P)/FAD-dependent oxidoreductase — protein MKKCDILVIGGGPAGLEAAYHAAIAVPDLSICLVEENFLLGGQLIKQTHSFFGSKNQFAGRRGIEIADLLMNRVRNCKNVEIHLSTSALGFYPPSTVICETSHKSLLEFHPQKTVVAAGARENMAAFPGNDLPGVFGAGAAQTLMNVYGVLPGKKILMLGAGNIGLIVSYQLIQAGAEVAAVVEGLPKIGGYHVHAAKIRRMGIPILTSHTVVRALGNPSLHTVEIAPIDKNWKICGETKKIKADTLCLAVGLTPGTELLSQAGCRMYFIKELCGHVAWHNELMETSNQQILVAGDVSGIEEASTAMLEGKIAGLAAAMKITGKDLEPEIRNTQQELYGLRQGPYGEKACIGKDKLCKLNAN, from the coding sequence ATGAAAAAATGCGACATACTGGTCATCGGCGGTGGTCCGGCCGGTCTTGAAGCTGCCTATCATGCTGCAATAGCCGTACCTGATCTATCCATCTGTCTGGTGGAGGAGAATTTCCTGCTCGGCGGCCAACTGATCAAACAGACCCATTCTTTCTTCGGATCTAAAAATCAGTTTGCCGGACGCCGTGGGATCGAAATCGCAGATCTGTTAATGAACAGAGTAAGGAATTGCAAAAATGTTGAAATTCATCTCTCAACTTCGGCCCTGGGATTCTATCCTCCTTCGACTGTAATCTGCGAAACTTCTCATAAATCCCTGCTGGAATTCCATCCCCAAAAAACTGTAGTGGCAGCTGGAGCCAGGGAGAACATGGCAGCTTTTCCAGGCAATGACCTTCCTGGTGTTTTCGGTGCAGGCGCTGCCCAGACCCTGATGAACGTTTACGGCGTTCTTCCGGGTAAAAAAATCCTGATGCTGGGAGCCGGAAACATCGGCCTGATCGTTTCCTACCAGTTGATTCAGGCCGGAGCGGAAGTGGCGGCAGTAGTCGAAGGCCTGCCGAAAATCGGCGGATACCACGTCCATGCCGCCAAAATCAGGAGGATGGGGATCCCGATTCTGACCTCGCATACAGTGGTAAGAGCGCTGGGCAATCCATCCCTCCACACAGTCGAGATCGCACCGATTGATAAGAACTGGAAAATCTGCGGGGAGACAAAAAAAATCAAGGCAGACACACTCTGTCTTGCGGTGGGGCTCACTCCTGGAACCGAACTCCTCTCCCAGGCCGGCTGCCGCATGTATTTCATCAAGGAATTGTGCGGGCACGTAGCCTGGCACAATGAACTGATGGAAACATCCAACCAGCAGATTCTGGTTGCAGGAGACGTTTCAGGCATAGAAGAGGCGTCCACAGCCATGCTGGAAGGTAAAATCGCGGGACTTGCAGCTGCCATGAAAATCACGGGGAAAGATCTCGAACCAGAGATCAGAAATACCCAGCAGGAGCTTTACGGACTGAGACAGGGTCCTTATGGCGAAAAGGCCTGCATCGGCAAAGACAAACTCTGCAAATTGAACGCCAATTAA
- a CDS encoding (2Fe-2S)-binding protein translates to MRIDNHPILDFKLGKRVTFFFNNEPLEGIEGEAVTSALHANGIKVLSHSLRLGRKRGLFCAIGKCASCLMRVNGQDNVRVCILPLAEGMQIEMQSGVGELK, encoded by the coding sequence ATGAGAATCGACAATCATCCCATTCTTGATTTCAAGCTCGGGAAGAGGGTGACTTTTTTCTTCAATAATGAGCCCCTGGAAGGGATTGAAGGCGAGGCCGTCACATCGGCCCTGCATGCAAACGGGATCAAAGTCCTGTCCCACAGCCTTCGCCTGGGAAGAAAGAGGGGATTATTCTGCGCCATCGGAAAATGCGCTTCATGCCTGATGCGGGTTAACGGGCAGGACAATGTCAGAGTCTGCATCCTGCCTCTTGCAGAAGGGATGCAGATTGAAATGCAATCCGGCGTAGGAGAGCTCAAATGA
- a CDS encoding DUF4147 domain-containing protein: MDFIGLKQLIGNLIRNLQGKLKPQIFMSEILKRKGNTLLLPGLNLILQDYHRIGVTGAGKAAACMSEMLIELVPEIESGIVNTSRELTIGKKIRCCKCSHPYPDEATLKHTQEQLETYSSHDLIFFLLSGGASSMLEMPLAGISLADLAETGRLMLQSGLGIEEINTVRKHLSRVKGGRFCGFFQKSTLIGLYLSDVVSGQADLIGSGPTFPDPTTYEKTMEILKHHRLWAITPASVRKIISEGIAGKIQDTPKTISGNIRNFVVADNLSAVRALQEEFGKAGLQSTESTNLQLDAECAAEFLVEKCWSLQKGSIHLAGGEIRTMVRGAGFGGRIQELALRILPKLPEDGFFAGIATDGVDGNTPEPVAAALVTSELLKNTSIHEIEECLSRSDSYNLLNRLGALYCFGPSGTNLADIYIVGKWH, from the coding sequence ATGGATTTTATCGGACTCAAACAATTGATCGGGAATCTGATCCGCAATTTGCAAGGCAAGCTGAAGCCTCAGATTTTCATGTCCGAAATTCTGAAAAGAAAAGGCAATACCCTGCTTCTGCCAGGCCTGAACCTCATACTTCAGGATTATCACAGAATTGGTGTGACAGGTGCAGGAAAAGCCGCTGCCTGCATGTCTGAAATGCTGATCGAACTGGTCCCGGAGATCGAATCAGGGATCGTCAATACCAGCAGGGAATTGACGATCGGGAAAAAAATCCGCTGCTGTAAATGTAGCCATCCATATCCTGATGAAGCCACATTGAAGCATACTCAGGAACAGCTTGAGACATATTCCTCGCATGACCTGATTTTCTTCCTGCTGAGCGGTGGAGCTTCTTCCATGCTGGAAATGCCGCTGGCAGGAATCTCACTGGCAGATTTAGCGGAAACCGGCAGACTGATGCTGCAGTCAGGTCTCGGGATAGAGGAAATCAACACTGTCCGTAAGCATCTGTCCAGGGTCAAAGGCGGACGATTCTGCGGCTTTTTCCAGAAAAGCACTCTGATCGGACTATACCTCTCAGACGTTGTTTCAGGACAAGCCGACCTGATCGGATCAGGTCCTACATTTCCGGACCCCACTACTTATGAAAAAACGATGGAGATTCTCAAACATCACAGGCTCTGGGCAATAACCCCGGCTTCCGTCCGGAAGATAATCAGCGAAGGAATAGCGGGAAAGATTCAGGACACTCCCAAAACCATATCCGGAAATATCCGGAATTTTGTAGTGGCAGACAATCTGAGCGCTGTCAGGGCTCTCCAGGAAGAATTCGGAAAGGCAGGGCTGCAGTCAACCGAAAGTACTAACCTCCAGTTGGATGCCGAATGTGCAGCAGAATTCCTGGTGGAGAAATGCTGGAGTCTTCAGAAAGGTTCCATACACCTGGCCGGCGGGGAAATCAGGACCATGGTTAGAGGGGCAGGATTCGGCGGCAGAATTCAGGAACTGGCTCTGAGGATACTGCCCAAGCTGCCTGAGGACGGTTTTTTTGCCGGGATCGCAACCGACGGAGTGGACGGGAATACCCCGGAACCTGTGGCTGCAGCGCTGGTGACCTCTGAACTTCTGAAGAATACCAGTATTCATGAAATCGAAGAATGTCTTTCCAGGTCCGACAGTTACAATCTGCTGAACAGGCTGGGCGCTTTATACTGTTTCGGTCCGAGTGGGACGAATCTTGCAGATATATATATAGTAGGGAAGTGGCATTAG